The Aquipuribacter hungaricus DNA segment CCAGGGAGTAGCGGCCCACGCGCTTGCGGGCGGCGCTGCCGTCCAGGTCGACGAGGTCGAGCATCTCGTCCACCCGGCCGCGGGGGACACCGAGGACGTCCGCGGAGACCCGCAGGGTCTCGCGCCCGGTGCGCCCGCCGTGCTGTGCGGAGGCGTCGAGCATGACCCCGACGACGCGGCCGGGGTTCGGCAGCCGGCGGAACGGCACCCCGGCGACCGTGGCCCGGCCGGCGTCGGGGGTGCTGAGGCCGCAGAGCATGCGCAGGGTGGTCGACTTCCCGGCGCCGTTCGGGCCGAGGAACCCGGTGACCGTCCCGGGCGGGCAGGTGAACGACACGTCGTCCACGACGGTGGCGGCGCCGTAGCGCTTGCTGAGGTTCTCCGTGGTGATCATGGTGTCGAGCCTGTCCGGGCGGGCCGGTCGCCCGCGTCGGCCGGCGGTCTCGGCCCGAGGTCCGTCGGTCGCGACCCTCGCCCGGCGACGGTCCGGTCGGCGGGGCAGGCATCGACCTCCGGACCGGGCCGCAGCGACCTTCGGCCCTGCCGCACGGACGTCCCCGGCTCCTACGCTGCCCCCCGTGACGCTCGCCGGGACGACCAGCACCGCCGTGGCCGGCGGACCGCTGGCCGCCGACGGGTCGCCGCACCGCGCGCGCCGGACCCGCCGCGACTGGGTCGTCGACTCGGTCGTCTTCCTCGTCGCCGGGCTCGCCTCGCTGCTCACCCTCGCCCTGTCCACGGTGCCGGTGGAGGGCAGCGGGTTCCGGCGGCCGTCGGAGGCCGAGCTGTGGCTCGACGTGGTGCTGGGCCTGGCCTGCCTGGTCGCACTGTGGTGGCGGCGCCGCTACCCCGTCACCCTCGCCGTGCTTACCGCGTTTGCCGCGGTGCTGTCGGCCTTCGCCGGCGGACCGGCCACGGTCATGCTCCTCACCGTCGCGGTCCACCGGCGGTGGCCGTGGGCGCTGCTCGTCGGCGCGGTCAACGTGGTCGCGTCGCTGGTCTTCGTCCTGTGGTGGGGCGACGAGACGATGGGCTGGCTCGCCTGGCTGA contains these protein-coding regions:
- a CDS encoding ABC transporter ATP-binding protein, whose amino-acid sequence is MITTENLSKRYGAATVVDDVSFTCPPGTVTGFLGPNGAGKSTTLRMLCGLSTPDAGRATVAGVPFRRLPNPGRVVGVMLDASAQHGGRTGRETLRVSADVLGVPRGRVDEMLDLVDLDGSAARKRVGRYSLGMRQRLGLAQALLGDPEVLVLDEPANGLDPDGIRWMRGLLRQFADGGGTVLLSSHLLGEVAAVADRLVVIAGGTVRAAGETRVLLQGHDDIEEYYFGLTAAARPLPTTTSLPMPAPTSATSRDGASR